A segment of the Psychrobacillus sp. FSL K6-2836 genome:
GTTAGTTGAATAAGAGCATCTGACCAATAATTCGTCTTAGAAACAAAAGAAGAGCCTTATAGCTCTCCTTTTAGACCGTCAAATGCAAAATGTGTTGAGGACCATTTGGGCCTTCATAAAATTCGTTCTCGTCTACAAATCCTGTTTTTAAATAAAGATTATAAGCAGGCGTATTTCTCTTATTGACACCGAGGACAATTTCGTTAGTTCCGGGAAAATTATTCTTAACAAACTCAGGTAATAGCTGGAGCCCGTTCTTTGCTAATCCCTTTCCTTGATTTCTCGAATCAACTGAGAAAGCTGTCAGCAAACGTGCATCAGTGTTATCGCTGTACTTTAAAAGCTTTTCGCCATCTTCTAAAGCAAAATAACCTACGGGAACACTGTTTTCAAGAATTAATACATGTTTAGCACTGTTGGAAGCATTAGGAATATTAATTCTATCCAAAGGCATACTGGTAAATTGTAGTTGATCTTCAGGTAAATGATAGTTGGATAGGTGTTCATCGTAAGTATCGGTGTACTCAACCAGTACAACTGAAGATTTTAAGTTGTTAGAAAGCATTATATTTACCCCCATTATATGTAATGATTTAAGTATAGTCTATTAATCGATAGTGAACAAGGAAAATAGAACGTATATTCTTGTGTGCAGTTGTACGACTGTTCTAAAAGAAAAACATGAGTAAAAAAAATAAACCAACTAACCAAAAAGAAATGTCTTTCATTGAAAAAGCCCGTAGAACTCAAATTGTGGAATGTGCAATTGAAACTATTGCTGAAATAGGTTACGCTCAAGCATCTTTAGGACAAATTTCAAAACGTGCAAATATCAGTAAGGGAGTTATTTCTTATCACTTTGCAAATAAAGAGGATTTATTGGATCAAATAGCTATCGAATACTATATGGCTTGGCAATCTTATATTGCTCCACTAATAGAAGCTCAAAAATCTCCTAAAGAAATGCTTCGGGTTTATATTGAATCCAATCTAACTTTCATAGAAGAAAATCGGAAACATGTTATCGCTGTTATAGAAGTGGTTTCTAATAAGAGAACTTCTGATGGTAAATTTCGATTTGCTTCAGACCATGATGAAACTATTTTACTTCCAATTGAAAATATTCTTACTCTAGGGATGCAAGAAGGAATTTTCCGAAAATTTACAAGATCATCATCAAGAGTGATGGCGTTAACAATAAGAAATGCCATTGACGGATTCACCCTTGAATTAATGAAAAAGTCTCATTTAGATGTTCAGGAATACACTAGAGAACTGGTTACACTCTTCGATAAATCAACTAAAAAGTAA
Coding sequences within it:
- a CDS encoding GNAT family N-acetyltransferase, with the translated sequence MLSNNLKSSVVLVEYTDTYDEHLSNYHLPEDQLQFTSMPLDRINIPNASNSAKHVLILENSVPVGYFALEDGEKLLKYSDNTDARLLTAFSVDSRNQGKGLAKNGLQLLPEFVKNNFPGTNEIVLGVNKRNTPAYNLYLKTGFVDENEFYEGPNGPQHILHLTV
- a CDS encoding TetR/AcrR family transcriptional regulator is translated as MSKKNKPTNQKEMSFIEKARRTQIVECAIETIAEIGYAQASLGQISKRANISKGVISYHFANKEDLLDQIAIEYYMAWQSYIAPLIEAQKSPKEMLRVYIESNLTFIEENRKHVIAVIEVVSNKRTSDGKFRFASDHDETILLPIENILTLGMQEGIFRKFTRSSSRVMALTIRNAIDGFTLELMKKSHLDVQEYTRELVTLFDKSTKK